The following are from one region of the Vitis riparia cultivar Riparia Gloire de Montpellier isolate 1030 chromosome 14, EGFV_Vit.rip_1.0, whole genome shotgun sequence genome:
- the LOC117930318 gene encoding protein BONZAI 3-like: MAAYASALNHVALAGPTLFGQVINNAAEIAGQSLSYSSCKYFVLLIITDGVLTDLQETKDALVRASDLPLSILIVGVGGADFKQMEILDADDGCRLESSTGRVATRDIVQFVPMREVRGGQTSVVQALLEELPGQFLTYMRSRDIKPNAVNIAQTSASHATI; this comes from the exons ATGGCTGCCTATGCAAGTGCACTGAACCATGTTGCTCTGGCGGGACCGACTTTATTTGGACAAGTGATCAACAATGCAGCTGAAATTGCTGGCCAGTCCCTCTCCTATAGCAGCtgcaaatattttgttttgcttatCATAACG GATGGAGTACTTACAGAtctccaagaaacaaaagatgCTTTGGTCAGGGCATCTGATTTGCCCTTATCAATTCTGATAGTTGGAGTGGGAGGAGCAGATTTTAAACAAATGGAG ATCCTTGATGCTGATGATGGTTGTCGGCTAGAGAGTTCTACAGGACGTGTAGCAACACGAGATATTGTACAGTTTGTTCCCATGAGAGAAGTGCGTG GTGGGCAAACTTCCGTAGTCCAAGCTCTATTAGAAGAGCTACCTGGCCAGTTCCTGACTTACATGAGAAGCAGAGATATTAAACCCAATGCAGTCAACATAGCTCAAACATCTGCTTCCCATGCCACCATCTAG